From Xylanibacter oryzae DSM 17970, a single genomic window includes:
- a CDS encoding RNA polymerase sigma-70 factor → MKVITDNGEYELLESLSKGNSKAFDIIFISYYPKVKKYINGFIHDEVEAENISQDIFMRLWDNRSNAKNIMNLNSYLYMISRNESLKVIAKSIKYKDISEVANIYNPESTDNDTFYNELLDVIQHEIDKMPERQKQVFEMSRRDGMSNDEISKTLNISKRTVEKHICNALSDLKKVLLIYITILIYIF, encoded by the coding sequence ATGAAAGTAATTACTGATAATGGAGAATACGAATTGTTAGAATCCTTGAGTAAAGGAAATTCTAAGGCATTTGATATTATTTTTATTTCATATTATCCCAAAGTAAAGAAATATATTAATGGCTTTATTCATGATGAAGTAGAAGCCGAAAATATATCGCAAGATATTTTTATGAGACTATGGGATAATAGATCTAATGCAAAAAATATAATGAACCTCAATTCTTACCTGTATATGATTTCTCGTAATGAATCCTTAAAAGTTATAGCTAAATCTATAAAATATAAGGACATTTCGGAAGTTGCAAATATCTATAATCCTGAAAGTACAGATAATGATACGTTCTATAACGAATTACTTGATGTCATTCAACATGAAATAGATAAAATGCCAGAGCGTCAGAAACAAGTTTTTGAAATGAGCCGCCGCGACGGAATGAGTAATGATGAAATTTCAAAGACACTAAATATAAGTAAGAGAACAGTAGAAAAACACATATGTAATGCTCTTTCTGATCTAAAAAAGGTGCTGCTAATATACATCACTATATTAATTTACATTTTTTAA
- a CDS encoding VapE domain-containing protein, producing the protein MKITLIKEDRSEKTFARIMPEEIVRIIHNEDYETQLHELREMYPLLKAHNGGSRISYSNMNYTKHIPHICFAAEYEKRDGISNMRQYNGLVLLEINNLPSYEDACSIRKAAAGLPYTYITFVGASMRSAKIVCGARSADDVLPNDINKAAKIQLNAYKRLHYLYSSQLDITVDNIQPTLQTECLMSADKGIYFNPEFDPIVVSDNDIKIPTYRKVQNTDYSDSLLPGMNQQSTNQHIFHYCMADALEDAAIEEGDIPTEKVLNLLAKYCNESGLPLEFAVKMTNYKPEFGKDEQLVRQIFDEAYFKKLTGVIPFKHIKKSTLLAYKMEAFMNTHYELRKNVMTGVPQYRYRDGFNYEFVDLTDEVCNSMTIRALKAGLDSWDKDMNRYINSVDIEQYDPVNDYLSGLPEWDGVDRITAIAERVPTTNEDWAKNFHVWMRAMVAHWMGKDILHGNAYVPLLIGNQGCGKSSFCSILLPPELRNYYNDKIDFKNDTALNMGLTSFALINIDEFDSLSRSQQPLLKYLLTKSDVKIRPPYGKAYENRRRYASFIGTTNNHQPLTDPSGSRRFICVEIVDGESIDFRTHIDYEQVYAQLKYEINDGDKYWFDDKETELIMNRNARFQHISDLGQMISSIIRRPLADETPEKMMVEDIADLLEDRFDSFIRIKSTNRDIGKYLRSHGYEHRKSEGMSSYYVMNR; encoded by the coding sequence ATGAAGATAACACTAATAAAAGAAGACAGGAGCGAAAAGACATTCGCACGTATTATGCCCGAAGAGATAGTAAGGATAATACACAATGAGGATTATGAGACCCAATTACACGAGCTTAGGGAGATGTACCCTTTATTAAAAGCGCATAATGGTGGATCAAGGATTTCATACAGTAATATGAATTATACAAAACATATTCCACATATATGTTTTGCGGCTGAATATGAGAAGCGTGACGGCATATCCAACATGCGCCAATATAACGGCCTCGTACTATTAGAGATAAACAATTTGCCCTCTTATGAGGATGCTTGTAGTATCAGAAAGGCGGCGGCTGGTTTGCCGTATACTTATATCACTTTTGTAGGTGCCAGTATGCGCTCGGCCAAGATTGTATGTGGCGCCCGTTCGGCAGACGATGTGCTGCCTAATGACATCAACAAGGCTGCAAAGATACAGCTCAACGCATATAAGCGTTTGCATTATTTGTACAGTTCACAACTGGATATAACGGTCGATAACATACAACCCACTTTGCAGACAGAGTGCCTTATGAGTGCAGACAAAGGTATATACTTTAATCCCGAATTCGATCCTATCGTAGTAAGCGATAATGACATTAAAATACCTACATACAGGAAGGTGCAAAATACAGACTACTCAGATAGTTTGTTGCCGGGTATGAATCAGCAAAGCACCAACCAGCACATTTTTCATTATTGTATGGCAGACGCACTCGAAGATGCTGCTATAGAAGAAGGTGATATACCTACAGAGAAGGTTCTTAATCTACTTGCTAAATACTGCAACGAGTCTGGCCTTCCTCTTGAATTCGCTGTAAAAATGACAAATTACAAGCCTGAATTTGGCAAAGATGAACAATTGGTAAGGCAAATCTTTGATGAGGCTTATTTCAAAAAACTCACCGGTGTTATTCCTTTTAAGCATATCAAAAAGTCCACCCTACTAGCCTATAAGATGGAAGCTTTTATGAATACTCATTATGAACTTCGTAAAAATGTGATGACAGGCGTACCACAATACCGCTACCGGGATGGCTTCAATTATGAGTTTGTTGACCTTACCGATGAGGTTTGTAACTCTATGACGATCCGTGCATTGAAAGCCGGACTGGATTCGTGGGATAAAGATATGAACCGCTATATAAACTCAGTAGACATAGAACAGTATGACCCGGTTAATGATTATTTGTCCGGATTGCCTGAATGGGACGGAGTAGACCGTATAACGGCGATAGCAGAACGTGTGCCTACAACTAATGAAGATTGGGCAAAAAACTTTCATGTATGGATGAGAGCCATGGTAGCACATTGGATGGGTAAAGATATTCTGCATGGTAATGCCTATGTACCATTATTAATAGGTAATCAAGGTTGTGGTAAATCTTCCTTTTGCTCAATCTTGCTGCCACCGGAACTGCGCAATTATTATAATGATAAGATAGACTTCAAAAATGATACTGCTTTGAATATGGGACTAACGTCTTTTGCACTGATCAATATTGACGAATTTGACAGCCTTTCACGTAGTCAGCAACCGCTATTAAAGTATTTGCTTACCAAATCGGATGTAAAGATTCGCCCTCCATATGGCAAGGCATACGAGAACCGTCGCCGCTATGCTTCTTTTATTGGAACCACTAATAATCACCAGCCACTGACAGATCCTTCAGGCAGCCGTCGATTTATCTGTGTGGAAATTGTGGATGGTGAAAGTATTGATTTCCGCACTCATATTGACTACGAACAGGTATATGCTCAGCTCAAATACGAGATCAACGACGGTGATAAATACTGGTTTGATGACAAAGAAACAGAGCTTATAATGAACCGGAATGCCCGTTTTCAGCATATTTCGGACCTTGGACAGATGATTTCATCAATAATTCGTCGTCCATTAGCGGATGAAACGCCTGAAAAGATGATGGTAGAGGATATAGCCGATCTACTAGAAGACCGGTTTGATAGCTTTATACGCATAAAGTCAACCAACCGAGATATCGGTAAATATCTTCGCAGTCATGGCTATGAACATAGGAAAAGCGAGGGAATGTCATCGTATTATGTGATGAACCGATAG
- a CDS encoding HU family DNA-binding protein: MSLKITLRENKIKSNKSYKKWFARPVHIGEVHTADIAKKIQTNSTFSQGTVKGVIDDFLQEMKQSMESGQTVVIDGLGRFELTVESEGVDDPKDFRIARHIKKVKCKFLQAGKRKMDGTLSLQLSKDAAVDWAPGVWE; this comes from the coding sequence ATGAGTTTAAAAATAACATTAAGGGAAAACAAGATCAAATCGAATAAATCGTATAAGAAATGGTTTGCCCGCCCGGTCCATATCGGTGAGGTTCATACCGCCGATATAGCAAAGAAGATCCAGACGAACTCGACGTTCAGCCAGGGAACGGTAAAAGGCGTGATCGACGATTTCCTTCAGGAGATGAAGCAGTCAATGGAATCCGGCCAGACAGTCGTGATCGACGGCCTCGGCCGTTTTGAGCTTACAGTAGAGAGTGAAGGCGTTGACGACCCGAAGGACTTTCGCATAGCCAGACATATTAAAAAGGTAAAATGCAAGTTCCTTCAGGCAGGCAAACGTAAGATGGACGGCACACTCTCCTTGCAGTTAAGCAAAGATGCAGCTGTTGACTGGGCCCCCGGGGTGTGGGAATAA